In a genomic window of Zingiber officinale cultivar Zhangliang chromosome 9B, Zo_v1.1, whole genome shotgun sequence:
- the LOC122023903 gene encoding histone-lysine N-methyltransferase family member SUVH9-like yields the protein MIPPPSSPAATPDLNLVPFPKIEPKLEPADDLHADVTAPTGPLEPFLPPPSPIFSPSPSPSPRIDPASGYDNSSLFAEYLRLAHLYASSSANHNPLSIIPAPPDPLASSPAVVSARKKRKPRSGEMVRASSMNVPDLLHFRDIVRRTRITFDSLRVFFHQEEEKGEAFEAIWGKRTRPDLKASTIMADHDLWLNRDRRIIGSIPGIGVGEIFFFRMELCVLGLHGQSQAGIDYVPASRSATGEPIATSIIVSGGYEDDEDSGLMLVYTGHGGRGPNMFKHSMDQKLEGGNLALERSMNYGIEIRVIRGIRSRHSPGGKIYVYDGLYKIVKYWMDVGKSGFGIYKYKLLRIEGQEEMGSDILKFAEELKVNPLSAKPTGYVSLDISTGTENFPVSLFNDIDDDREPSLFEYLCRPIFPAEAFQGKANADGGSGCACVSNCTVSCFCVMKNGGQFPYDSNGFLVRGKPLIYECGPSCSCPPSCPNRVSQKGVKHRLEVFRSNETGWGVRSLDLIRAGSFICEFSGIVLTSQQTEILASKGHCLVHPGQFPGRWIEWGDISDVNPEYVPPNYPIVPSLDFSIDVSRSRNVACYLSHSCRPNVFAQFVLFDHNNLSYPHVMIFAMENIPPLRELSIDYGVVDEPVEKLTM from the coding sequence ATGATACCGCCACCGTCTTCGCCGGCGGCCACCCCGGACCTCAACCTCGTCCCATTTCCCAAGATCGAGCCTAAACTAGAGCCCGCGGACGATCTCCATGCCGACGTAACCGCCCCGACGGGTCCCCTTGAGCCCTTCCTGCCGCCTCCCAGCCCCATCTTTAGCCCTAGCCCGAGTCCGAGCCCCCGGATCGACCCCGCTTCCGGCTATGATAACTCCTCGCTCTTCGCCGAGTATCTCCGCCTTGCTCATCTCTATGCCTCCTCCTCCGCCAACCATAACCCCCTTTCTATCATCCCCGCCCCGCCAGATCCGTTGGCCAGTTCCCCCGCTGTCGTCTCCGCCCGGAAGAAGCGTAAGCCTCGGTCGGGAGAGATGGTTCGCGCCTCCTCTATGAACGTCCCCGACCTACTCCACTTCCGTGACATCGTCCGCCGAACCCGTATCACGTTTGATTCTCTGCGCGTGTTTTTCCACCAGGAGGAGGAGAAAGGGGAGGCCTTTGAGGCGATCTGGGGCAAGAGGACCCGCCCCGACCTCAAGGCCTCGACCATCATGGCCGATCATGATCTCTGGCTCAACCGTGACAGGAGGATCATCGGTTCCATCCCTGGCATCGGGGTTGGTGAAATCTTCTTCTTCCGCATGGAGCTTTGCGTCCTTGGCTTGCATGGGCAGAGCCAGGCAGGGATCGACTATGTTCCAGCTAGTCGAAGTGCCACCGGCGAGCCCATTGCCACAAGCATTATTGTTTCAGGCGGCTACGAGGATGACGAGGATAGTGGGCTCATGCTCGTCTACACTGGTCATGGTGGCCGCGGTCCCAACATGTTCAAGCATAGCATGGATCAGAAGCTGGAAGGGGGAAATCTAGCTCTGGAACGGAGTATGAATTATGGCATCGAAATTCGTGTGATCCGTGGGATAAGGTCTCGTCACAGCCCTGGAGGAAAGATTTATGTCTACGATGGCCTTTACAAGATCGTCAAATACTGGATGGATGTAGGCAAGTCAGGGTTTGGCATTTACAAGTACAAGCTGTTGAGAATTGAAGGCCAGGAGGAGATGGGTAGTGATATTCTTAAGTTTGCAGAAGAGTTGAAGGTGAATCCGTTGAGTGCAAAGCCAACTGGTTACGTGAGTCTTGATATCTCAACAGGCACGGAGAACTTCCCTGTTTCATTGTTTAATGACATTGACGATGATCGAGAACCATCACTCTTTGAGTATCTTTGCCGACCAATTTTCCCAGCTGAAGCTTTTCAAGGTAAGGCAAATGCTGATGGAGGCAGTGGGTGTGCATGCGTTTCAAATTGCACAGTAAGTTGTTTCTGTGTGATGAAAAATGGCGGGCAATTTCCATATGATTCAAATGGGTTTCTTGTGAGAGGGAAGCCATTGATATATGAGTGTGGCCCCTCATGCAGTTGTCCGCCAAGTTGTCCCAACCGAGTGAGCCAAAAAGGGGTGAAGCATCGGTTGGAAGTGTTTCGTTCAAATGAGACAGGATGGGGAGTGAGATCACTGGATCTTATTCGAGCAGGGTCATTCATTTGTGAGTTCAGTGGCATTGTACTCACTAGCCAACAAACTGAGATTCTTGCCTCCAAAGGCCATTGTTTGGTACACCCTGGCCAGTTTCCAGGAAGATGGATTGAATGGGGCGACATATCTGATGTCAATCCAGAATATGTTCCACCTAATTATCCTATCGTGCCAAGCTTAGACTTCTCAATTGATGTTTCAAGATCAAGGAATGTCGCATGTTATCTGAGTCATAGTTGCAGAC